TGACGGTTCGCGCCTTCCACCGCGTTGATGTAGGTGAAATCGTCAATTCTGGGACCCGCGAGGACCCCCTTGCGGACCTGACAAAGGAAATCCTGAAATCGGTCCGGCAAGATCGGCAGAACGTTAACCACAAGGTCAGCTATGTGATCGTTACACACCAACTTCTTTTCAGAATGGCGCTATTGTTACTTTTGGCCTTGGGCTTGATCACGTTCGCATCCCCTGCCAGCGACTTGTTTGAGGCCGTGAAATCGGCTCTTTGCGGTTAGAAGCGCACTCGCTCCACTCATCGCCAAGCCTTCGACAGGACACCATGGAACCGCATGAGGGAGTCGAAAGTGCGCGGCACCACGTATTTGTAGGCGGGCACATTATATCGGCGCTTAATGATGGCAGCGAAGCGGTTGGCGAGGTCCGGCAGATCATCAAGATTGTCGGGCGTCACGTCGATTTCAACGGTGTAGTTGAGGCCGGATTCCTGTTCTTCGATCTCATGTTCGGCATACCACTGCGAAACCGCATCGCTCTGAGGCACGCCGCCGATCAGGCTCAAGTGAACCACGTCCGCTTCCTCGACAAAAGCGAACATCTGGCAGAACCACAGGAATAACTGCCCGCGTGCATCGTAATCACCACGCCCACGGTCATCCACTATGAACGGGGCATCGTTTTCAAGCTTCTTGTATCGCCTATCGGCAAAACCGTCGAAGGCGTCGAAAAGCAGGCCCTTTAGCTCAAGTTTGGTGGCCACTTTTTGCCCTCACCATCATGGCCTCTTGTTAAATCGGTCTGCGGCGTCCTTAATCCGCTTGCGCTCTTTCCGCTCAACCGCTTTTGCATTCGCCTCGTCGTCGCGCGCTTTCGCGGCAAGTGTCCTCTGTCTTTCGTTCACTTCGCCAGTGATCTTTTCAAGTTCAGTCACCAGCCCATCGTCAAGTTCGTCAAGGTGGCAATGGACGACGAGGCCGTCACCTTGAACCAATGCCCGGCGTTTCTGCATGTAAAAGTGCTGCGCCCACGTCTCGTTGAAGTCGCTCGCCCAAGCCGCCGTCGGCTGCGGGGACAAGGAGAGGAAGACATAGTGCAACGCCGACTGTTCGTCCTTGCGGGTCCGATCCGTATCCATTCCGGTGATTTTAATGGGCTCATACTGCGCGATGCTCATGGTTTTTGCCCTCGTGTGTCATTGATTGCGGGAATCATATACACCCGAAAGGTGTGCCGCCAGCGTGAATTCCATGCCTAGCACCTCCGCTTGATGGAAGCGCCTCGTAACTGTAAGGGTCGAAACAACACACGCGGAGGTAGTCATGGCGACGACGGTTTATTTCGAAGAGGAAATCAAAGATCAGGGCGGCAAGGAAACTCTGTTCGTTGAGTTCGGGCGATCCTCTTGCTATTCGGGGAGCCCGATTCCCGGCGGAACTGGCGTCGATAGCATCTATCTCACGGTTGAAGACAAGACTGTCATCATGGATCGGGAAACGGCAAGGAAATTTGTGGAGGCTGCGGTTTCCGTTGGCCACTACCACGGGTTGCTCGATTAGGCGCAACCCCCATGGGCATCATAGACAGCACCTACTTTCGCATTCGCTGCCCGCAGTGCGGCACCGTCAACATCGCGGAGACGCATCAACGTGGTTCGAACTGGAGTCCCGGTAGCTGGGGCTCGATAAGCGGCGGGGGCGACTTCTCACTGAGCGTCAAGGATGATGACGTATCGGGGCCGGATATCGTGTCTGCGACCTGTAAGCAGTGCGGTGAAGCGGCTGAGGTTGAATTACACGGGTTTGCCAAGCCGAAGGACTGGTAGCCCGGCGGTGCGCCCTAACGGGCGCTAATGGCCATGTGCCTTTTTGTTCCGCCTCACGAATCGTCACATCCAAACGCGGCAGATTCAGGCCGGAGTCACCCCATTTGGAGTCACCCCTAAGTCACCCGTTTATGTGCCAAAAGGTCGAAAAACGCCGAATGAATCAGCACATTGGCTGTCAAGCGGAATATTTTCGCGTAGCTAAACTTCCGCCAAGTCCTTGACTGGAAATGGAAAAATTGGCTCCGGCGGTAGGGATCGAACCTACGACCAATTGATTAACAGTCAACTGCTCTACCACTGAGCTACGCCGGAACGTGAGGGGGCGTATAGCAAGTCGGTTTGCCGACGTCCAGAGGGTTTTGGCGATAAAATTCGGGATGCTTGTCAGGTCCGTGCCCACGCCGTATCGGCGCCAAGCGGGCCCACCGCCTCAACCGCTTCTTTGTCTTTCAAATCAATTAGGTGCGCCAGGACGTTGCGGGTTGCTGCGGGCAAAAGCGCGCGCGGCGTGTCGATGTAGATCCGCTCCGTCAAGGCCTCTGCCGTGGCGGGCGCATCGGCCAGTGCCGCCACGATCTGCGCCTCGCGGTTCTTGCGATGGGCAAGCAGATCGGCGACCCGCTCGGGTCCGTTCGCTACCGGTGCCCCATGGGCGGGAAAATAGGCGTTCTCGGACCGCGCGGCGAGCTTTTGAAGGGACCTCATGAACGCCCCCAGATCGCCGTCGGGCGGCGACACCATCGAACTGGCCCAGCCCATCACATGGTCGCCCGTGAACATTGCGTCCTCCCACGCGAAACACATGTGGTTGCCCATATGGCCGGGGGTGTGCAGCGCCGTCACCTGCCAGCCGGCGCCGTCGATCACATCGCCATCGCCAAGCAGGATGTCGGGTACAAAACCGGCATCGATACCCTCACCCCCGCCGAGGCCGGGAATGTCCGCAAGATCGGCGCGTCGCCCGGCCGCACTGTCACCGAAGGCCAGAACCGGCGCCCCGGTCAGGTCGGACAATGGCCGCGCCAGCGGCGAGTGATCGAGATGGGAATGGGTCACAAGGATATGGCTGACCCGTTCGCCGGGCCCAAGTGCTGCCAGCAGGGCCTGACGATGGGCCGGCATATCGGGGCCCGGATCGATGATCGCGACCGTCCCCTGCCCCAGAACGTAGGTGTTCGTGCCACGAAAGGTCATCGGCGACGGATTTGGCGCAAGCACACGCCGCAGACCGGGGCGGAGGGTTTCCACGATGCCCGGCGTCGGGTCGAAGGGGGGCGGTGCTGGCATCCGTGCTTCCTTCGTGCGCGCTCTCTCGCTATGGCTTTAGCATGAGCGAAAGCTGGATCAAGCGGATGCTGCCGCGCAGCCTGTATGGACGGGCCGCGCTTATTCTGGTGTTGCCGGTCCTGACATTGCAATTGGTGGTGTCCATCGTCTTCATCCAGCGCCATTTCGAAGACGTCACCCGTCAGATGACCGGGGCCATCGTCCTTGAACTCGTCTATCTGGATCGGCTTGTCTCGGCCGCGCCCGACAAGCCCGCCGCCTTGCAGCAAGTACAGGCCGTTGCCGAACCGCTGAACTTGCGGGTGAGGTTCGACGGCACGCCACCGGTCGGCGAAAGCCGGCGCTACTATGATCTCTCCGGCAAGACCGTGACATCGACCCTGCGCAAGGGCCTGCCCGGATTTTCAGGCATCGACCTTGCCAGCAATACCAACATGGTGCGCATCGCCCTTGAAAGCCGCTATGGCCCGATGGACATCAGTTTTGACCGCAAGCGCGTGTCCGCCTCGAACCCGCATCAACTTCTGGTTCTCATGGTGTTCACGGGTCTCTTGATGACCGTCATCGCCAGCCTCTTTCTGCGCAACCAGTTGCGGCCGATCAAGCGGCTGGCCCGGGCCGCGGATGCCTTCGGCAAGGGGCGGAGCGTGCGCTACAAACCCTCCGGCGCGACAGAGGTTCGGGCCGCCGGGCAAGCCTTCCTGGACATGCGCGAGCGGATCGAGCGCCAGATCGAGCAGCGGACCATGATGCTGTCGGGCATCAGTCACGATCTGCGCACGCCCCTCACCCGCCTGCGTCTGGGGCTGTCGATGATCGACCCGGCCGAGGACACGGCGGCCATGCTGCGTGATCTCGACGATATGGAGCGGATGATCGAGACCTTTCTCGATTTTGCCCGTGTCGAGGCCCTGGACGATCTGCAATCCGTCGACCCGGCAGACCTACTGGACCGTGTGGCAGGGGCGGTACGCGATGGCGGGCAGCGGGTCCATGTCACAGACTGCTGTCGCGGGACTTCCGCAATGCTGTGCCCACTCGCAGTGGAACGGGCGCTGCACAACCTCATCAACAACGCGCTGCGCCACGGCACGACGGTGGAGGTCGGTCTGGACATCACCGACCGCCATGTCACCTTCCGGGTGGAGGATGACGGGCCGGGGATTCCCGAGGACCGTCGAGAGGAGGCGTTGAAGCCGTTTCAGCGGCTCGATACGGCCCGCAACCAAAACTCCGGGATCGGGGTCGGCCTTGGCCTTGCCATCGCGGCAGACATCGCCCGCAGCCATGGCGGCGCATTGCGGCTGGGGCAAAGTGCACGGCATGGCGGTCTTCTGGCGGAGCTGGTGCTGGCAAGATGACCGTCTGACCGGCAGCAGGCCAGCGGCCCGTCATGGATCATCAGTCGCGTGGGGAATGATGCCGCTTCCGCGGCACTGCACGCCACCTGAAGCGGTCTTGTACATATTCAATCGCGAACCGGGCTTGCAGCCGACGGCCCTGCCGGTTTAAACCGCTGCGCAGTCGGGCGATTAGCTCAGTTGGTAGAGCGCCTCGTTTACACCGAGGATGTCGGGAGTTCGAGTCTCTCATCGCCCACCATTGCAACCCATTGAAATCTGGCAAGCTACTGCCCTATAACACTTTTGACCGCTCCCACTGGTACATAGGGGTGGTGCAGACATGGGATGGAATATGCCGAGTCCGGTCTTGATCGGGTCAACCTACTACTTGCGGGTTCATGTCCCGCGGGCTGTTGCTGACAAGGCGAAGGGGACGCGTGTCACTCTTCCCGTAGGAGAAATTCACAAGACGGTTCAGGTAGGCGGTGCGGTCAAGGTGTCGCTCAGCACCAAAGACCCGGCGGAAGCCAAGCGCCGGTTCGTTCAAGCCTTCGCTGCCGTTGAGCGTCACTGGCAGGCCCTCCGCCAAGATCATCTGACAGCGCTTAGCTTCAAGCAATGTGTGGCCCTCGCGGGGGAAATCCGCGCCGACTTCATCAAGATATTCGACGAGGAACCCGGGAGCCCCGAGACATGGCAGCGCGTCCGTCTCCTGAACAAGGAAGCCCAAGAAGCCACCCAGTCGCCGTTTGCGCGGCTGATGATCCGGCCTGATAGGGACACCGGCAATCGACCGGCCCTTGAGCTTCGGTTTGGTGGCTTTGTGGATACTGTTTTAGGCCGACATGGTCTCGTTATAGACGACGAGTCCCGGGGAAAACTCCTTCAACGGATAGCCGCTGAGATGGACGATGCCGCCCGCATCAACTTTCAGAAGGCCCGGGGGGACTATGGGGAAACAGGACTGACCAAGCCGTTTCCCAAGTTCCAGCCGCCCGAGGCTGCGGAAGGCCCCCAGCGGGATGCGCCTGCCAAACTCACGTTTGAAAGCGTAATCAGCGAAGAAGTCCACCGCAGGACCATGGGCAGGGATGCGAAGCCGCTGCCACCCAACACCGAAAAGAAGTTCCGCCGGGTCGCTAGGGAGTTCGCGAAGCATCGGAAAAGTGATCTTGTCGAGACGGTCACGGCAAGGGAGGCGAACGACTGGATGCGAAAAATGCAGGAAGTTGGGGAACTGTCCAACCGGACCATTGCTCAGCGCATCCAAAACCTAAAGACGCTGATCGAATGGGCACGGGGACAGGCGCTGGGCGACGTATTCCCCTCAGGGAACCCCCTAGATGTCCTCAAGGCACCCAAGGGTGCCCCTGTGCCCCTTGGGGAGCGCACGCTCCGCATTGAGGAAGCGCGGGCAATCCTGAGGGCCGCACGGGGGGAGGCCAAGCCGGAACTGCGCTGGCTGCCGTGGCTGATGGCCTATTCGGGGGCGCGAGTGAACGAGGTTGCCCAGCTTAGGGCCGATGATTTCTTTCAGGTCGGAAATGATTGGTTCTACCGCCTGACGACAAAGGGCGGTCGGAAGTTGAAGAACCAACACAGCGCCCGGCGTGTCCCCGTCCATCCCGACCTGATCGCAGAAGGTCTTCTGGCCTTCACCGGTGCAGCGAAAGCGGGGGAACGGCTGTTCCCCGAGCGCTCACAGGCGAACCTTCGGGACTGGGTGCGAAAGTCAGTGGGCCTGAAACGCGAAGCGCTGGCCCCGAACCATGGATGGAGGCACCTGTTCGAGGACATGGCCCTAACCGCTCAGATGCAGGAAGCGGCGAAACGCTACATCACGGGGAGGGCATCGCGCGGTTCCGACGATGACTACGGCAAGAGCGACGCCATGCTGCCTGCGTTGGCGGTCGAGATGCGAAAGCTGCCGCCCTTCCTTGAGGGGTAGCCTCGGGGGATGCACTCGGGGGTGAGGAACGCCCAAACCGGCGCAGGCGTTCCCCTCTCTTTTTTGGCGACCGCTATTGTCGGCGCTGGGCTCAGACCTTTACCAGCTTACATCGAGCCACGGCTCGCGAACCCCGGGGCGAACCGGGAGACGCTCAAGAAACCAGAAGAGCTTACCAACGCGCCCCCAAATCACGCCCCCGGGAACTCGCTGGAATACCCCCGGGTCTTCGTCATAAACGCGGTGTTGGCGGTGGAGTGAGATTGTCTGGCGGTAGCCCCGGAAAGCGGGCATCCGGATGGTGGCATAGAACATGACAGTTCCCCTTTGTTTTGCACTCGGGGGAAGCGACAATCTGTCCGGTATCGGAAAGACTGATTTCCTCCCAAGGGTTAACCGTATTCTTGCCAGCCCGCAAGGCGTCTAGTACTGCTTTCATCGGAAAGGCATGGAGGCAGCATGTTATTCTTTGATCGTGGCACGTGGCTGACCTCCACACTTGCTCTAATCGTCGTCATCGCGCCTAGCGTTTCACTTGCCGAGGAAAGGCTTGAAGATAGAGTGCTTCCATCATGTGAGTTTGTAACTGAAATGGCAGCAGCGATCATGACCGCACGCGTGACTGGCTCACCAATCAATGAGTTGATGGCGAAAACTGATGCAGCCGAACGCCGCAGCTTTAGGTGGATGCTAAGGTTACTCATATACGACGCCTATTATGGGCAAAGTAAAGCCCTTGGGGATGAAATACCCGAAGAGCTTTGGAAGAAGAAGCTTTGGATTGAATCTTTCAAGATGGGCTGGGAAATGGACTGCATGAGAGTGAAGCCGTGGTTGGACAAATATGGTGATGAGCAAAGCCAGAATGAATGACTATTTCGTTTTTTCTCGGCGGCTCAGAGTTTGAGGTTTGCAAAGGCTTGCCGGATATTTGAGGGCCGCTCAGGGCTGCCCCCCATGATCCGATAGACACTGGCCCGCCCGATCCCCAGCCGCCGGGCAATCTCGGTCGCGCCGACCCCTTCGGCCCTCAGCTTTCGCACCTCGTCGGCCTTGGCCTGTGCGGTGGGTTTGCGGCCCTTGTATTTCCCCGCGGCCTTCGCCTTGGCAATGCCCTCCCGCTGCCGCTCAAGCATGATCTCCCGTTCGAACTCAGCGACACCCCCAAGGACCGTCAGCATCAACTTGCCGGTGGGGGTGGCGGTGTCGATCCCCATGCTCAGGATGCGCAGGGCTGCGCCGCGCTCCGTCAGCGTGTCGAGGATTTCCAGCAGGTGCGCCACTGAGCGGGCCAGACGGTCCAGCTTGGTTACGACCAGCGTGGTCCCCCTCGCGGACGTAGGACAGGGCCTCAGCGAGCTTCTCACGGGCTGTCACGTCCACCGAGGACACCTGTTCCACGAACACCCGGTCGCACCCGGCGGCCTCAAGGTCCCTTTGTTGCCCCTCAAGGCCCGCCCTCTGGTCCAGCGTCGAAGTCCGGGCATATCCCACCAACATCGTCTCACCTCCATCAAGACTGTCTCACAAGATCTTAAACGTTATAGGGCGCAGCGTCTCAGAAATGCAAGACCATGTTTATGGGACATTCTGCGCCGGGCGGTGAGACGACTCACTAGACCTTGCCCTGTGGGACACTCTGGGGGCATCCGGCAGGCCAGCCTTTGCCCCGGAGTGTTCACAGGATCGGGGATGGGGAAGGTGGCGAGCGCTGAGCCGTCGCTACGGTGGGGGCATGGGGGAAACTCAGGCGAACGCCCCAGCGTATAGGTGTGACAGATTTTCTGTGGAAATATCCGATGGGGTGGGGGCGGCCTCAGGGTCGCACTTGGTGCCTGTCCTGTGACAGTAGAGACGGAGGCCCAGCAGACCATTCATCCCCAAGATGCCCTCGGGGACCACTCGGGATGCAAACGAGGGAATGCCCTGTTTGGGGTTGGGGGAGGTGCTGCCCTGACAGATCAGCGTTGCCAACCCAAGGGGACTCTCAGGGGAACCCCAAGAATACTTAAGCACCTATAACCAAACAATAATAACCCTCAGGTTACTCTCAGAGACATCTTTAAGAATCTATAGAAATCTCAAACGGCCCACCCATCCGTAGGGGATGCAAATTCTAAGTCATTGATAAAGATCCAGTTTCTCAAGATGCAGGGTGCGACAAGCCGAATACCCAAACTCCCCCGCGAAGCCTGACCTGCACCTGCGCCGAAGTCTCCTTGTGCATATCTCAAGCGGCCCCGTAGACCTGTGGATTTGCCCCGGACAGGCCCACTCGATGTGCCACAGGTGTCACGGCCCCAGAGAGCACCCTAAGGCACTCTCAGGGCCAAATCCCCCTACTCCCTTACATGACGGGGACGGGGTAGTTGAACGGTTCCGGTTTGGGTTGGTCGGGGTCTTCCGCCTCCCTCCGGTGATAGGTCACAAGCTTCACAGCGGTTGCGAGGTCAGAGGACCGCGCTTCCCCTTCGCGAATGCGGCGCAAGAGTTCTTGAGCCACCTCAAGATGGAGGGTGTCGAGTTCGTCTGTGCTGAGTTTGGTCATTCTCAACCTTTCCAGTAATCGTAAACTTGGCGATAAAGGTCGATCCAGCCGCGCGGCGTCATTTCCCCGCGAACATGGCGACCGAAGGCGTGATTGATGACCGCGCGGACCTTGGGGTCCCCAGTGGTACGGGCATGGTTGAGGAAGGCCAGCCGCTGCGGCCCTTGCCCATCGCCGGTGTCGAGCACGGCGGCGGCGCTTTCAGAAACCTTCCCAATGGCCTCTTGGACCAGCCGGTCGGCGGTGTCATGGTTCATACCCATCTCAAAG
The genomic region above belongs to Rhodovulum sp. P5 and contains:
- a CDS encoding MBL fold metallo-hydrolase; its protein translation is MPAPPPFDPTPGIVETLRPGLRRVLAPNPSPMTFRGTNTYVLGQGTVAIIDPGPDMPAHRQALLAALGPGERVSHILVTHSHLDHSPLARPLSDLTGAPVLAFGDSAAGRRADLADIPGLGGGEGIDAGFVPDILLGDGDVIDGAGWQVTALHTPGHMGNHMCFAWEDAMFTGDHVMGWASSMVSPPDGDLGAFMRSLQKLAARSENAYFPAHGAPVANGPERVADLLAHRKNREAQIVAALADAPATAEALTERIYIDTPRALLPAATRNVLAHLIDLKDKEAVEAVGPLGADTAWART
- a CDS encoding ATP-binding protein — translated: MSESWIKRMLPRSLYGRAALILVLPVLTLQLVVSIVFIQRHFEDVTRQMTGAIVLELVYLDRLVSAAPDKPAALQQVQAVAEPLNLRVRFDGTPPVGESRRYYDLSGKTVTSTLRKGLPGFSGIDLASNTNMVRIALESRYGPMDISFDRKRVSASNPHQLLVLMVFTGLLMTVIASLFLRNQLRPIKRLARAADAFGKGRSVRYKPSGATEVRAAGQAFLDMRERIERQIEQRTMMLSGISHDLRTPLTRLRLGLSMIDPAEDTAAMLRDLDDMERMIETFLDFARVEALDDLQSVDPADLLDRVAGAVRDGGQRVHVTDCCRGTSAMLCPLAVERALHNLINNALRHGTTVEVGLDITDRHVTFRVEDDGPGIPEDRREEALKPFQRLDTARNQNSGIGVGLGLAIAADIARSHGGALRLGQSARHGGLLAELVLAR
- a CDS encoding DUF6538 domain-containing protein; the protein is MPSPVLIGSTYYLRVHVPRAVADKAKGTRVTLPVGEIHKTVQVGGAVKVSLSTKDPAEAKRRFVQAFAAVERHWQALRQDHLTALSFKQCVALAGEIRADFIKIFDEEPGSPETWQRVRLLNKEAQEATQSPFARLMIRPDRDTGNRPALELRFGGFVDTVLGRHGLVIDDESRGKLLQRIAAEMDDAARINFQKARGDYGETGLTKPFPKFQPPEAAEGPQRDAPAKLTFESVISEEVHRRTMGRDAKPLPPNTEKKFRRVAREFAKHRKSDLVETVTAREANDWMRKMQEVGELSNRTIAQRIQNLKTLIEWARGQALGDVFPSGNPLDVLKAPKGAPVPLGERTLRIEEARAILRAARGEAKPELRWLPWLMAYSGARVNEVAQLRADDFFQVGNDWFYRLTTKGGRKLKNQHSARRVPVHPDLIAEGLLAFTGAAKAGERLFPERSQANLRDWVRKSVGLKREALAPNHGWRHLFEDMALTAQMQEAAKRYITGRASRGSDDDYGKSDAMLPALAVEMRKLPPFLEG